The Brienomyrus brachyistius isolate T26 chromosome 7, BBRACH_0.4, whole genome shotgun sequence DNA segment GAAAATCCTTACTGTCATCGTGGCTCCTCTTGCCCTCAATGCTGGACTGTGGGATGCCAAGCAGTCCACTGATGGAGTAGGTGGAGCCCAGGGAATCTGACTGAGGCGACTCTGGAGGAGTGACGGCCGAGCTGGGTACTGGGAGGGGGGTGGTTCACCATTACTATCATCACCTTCTACTTTCTTACAGCTGCATTTAGTAAAGGACCTTGTACTGTTCCACATGGGTCTGCTCCCCCATTGGACAATGGATCCCATAAGCAGCCAATCAAGAACCTATCAATCAGCTGTAGAGTCAGGGACAACTGACTAATGAGCAGAGCAAAGAGGGAGACTCACTGAGCGTGTGTCCGGGATTCGGCCCTTTGGTGTCCAGAGGGAGGTTAAATGGCTGCTGCACCTTTGTCCTGATGATCCTGCATGGGGGGAGGAGGCAGAAGGATCGATATAAAACCCACAACTGACTTTTTGGCTTTTGCAGACTTCTACCGCATCTCCAACAGGAGATCCAAAGTACCTGTTGATGGAGCTGACGCTGGGCACGGTGTCGGTGTCGCACACGCCCTCGGCCAGCAGCCGGTCCCGGATCTCCCAGGCGAACATGGTGGGATTCTGCCGCTTGTACTCGGCGATCTTCTCCACCACCTTGGGCGTGGCCACCTTCGGCTTGGAGCCGCCGATGACTCCAGGCTTAATGCTGCCCGTCTCATAGTACCTGCCGAGGTGGGGGGAGGAAGGAAGAAGGAGGCTTTATACTTTAGGCACGTTCCGACTGTGGCAATTTTTTCAGGAACCAGAAACTTATGTCTTGTTCCCACTCCAGTAACTCAATAATGAAGCCAATTGTTCCTTGGAGGCTATTccagaatctttttttttattccccAGGCCAGAGTATGGACTTTTCGCTGGACCAGGAACTACAGGGTGGGGCTTGTAACGATaacctataagttttatttcgcttatttagcataaaggtcacGGTTCCTGTTGTGCAGCGGAAAAGTGACACACGAAAGTGGCCAGGAACTACAAAAGTTTGCAGCTGAGATggccaaggaactcagaaacaGGATCTAGGCTCCTGGACTTTGGTCGGAAAGCGCCTTTTTCTTGTCAGTTTAACTTCTGCTGTCGGAAACAAACACAGTAATTACGTAATGTTAACAGTGATGATTATATACAGCTATTTTTTTCCATGCAAAGCAAGAATGAGGCCAAACAAGAAACTAGGgtacatttatttacttttgttTTGCAATCAGGAAACAAGACTGGAGTGTTCACTGTACATGTGGTGACACTGTGAACAAAAGTAACACAGGGCAGTGGAAGGTTGATCGAGCTACAGCGCTAACTTATCTCACGGTGCAGCACTGAAATACCATAGTCAATAAAAAGTACAAGAGAAGGCAGAAGTGCCAGTATTAGTTAAACAAAAAGTAAGAGAACCAGCCCATTTGCTGGGCACACTTTAACCAAAAAgtgatgattttttaaaattcacAAATTTAGGATGTTTTAAAATCGTGTTCTATGTAGAGAGCACACATAAAGCAGATGGAACCTTTATATCCCACTGAACAAATCCATCAAAATCAGAAATAAATGATCAAGAATGTGCAGCTAGGTCTCTGCCATTTTGCTTTAATCATATTTAGTAAATCCACTGTTCTAAAGAGGCAGCCCTACTATGTGGGGGCTGAGCTTAAAGCAGCTCTCTTTCTGGCAGGTAACAGCCCCCCGAGTGCTTCACAGCTAAGGCAGCATGAGACCAGGCCTTCGGGGCAAAGCCTGGCGCCGCGCGGCAGCAGGGAAAAAGAAGGGCATGTGCGCGTCCGTGCGTGTGCTGGAGCACAGTGTGTGTGGAGCTAGCGAGCGGAACGGGCTGTTTGCTCGGCGTCAAACGGAGAGCTTAAGGAAAGCTTGAGGGATCTCACCTCCATTCTACCAAGCAGGATGGCACCTGGTGCATCTATATTATCTACGAGACAAGTGTAATTTCTGAGTTTAATCGgctgaaataaattaaatgtggttagagtatggaatagtcttcctgttagtgtagcgcaagctaaaaccttgggttccgttaaatcagagctaaatAAGATTTTAGTAACTTATTAGCTgaattctccccaaatgagcctgATGGGCCAAATAGCTCCCTTTCCTTTGTACAATTCTTatcttcttatgttcttaaacaCAGCCCTTTCAAAGACAATGGGATTAATACATTTGAACAACGAGCAATGTCGGATATACACTGCATATACGTGCAGTGAACAGGGTGTGTGGGCTTTTTCTGGTGAACTATGGTGAAGACTAATGATGCAAACTAGTTGAGTGCCTGATATCCTTATatggtgtttcccaatctgatcCTGAGGGAGCCATAACCATTCcgcgtttttgttccctcccaggaaccagggagctgggagggagcaaaatcatggactgtctgtgggtcttcGCGGACTGGACTGGAAAACACTGTCCTTTTATAAGGTTTCAGCTTGCGTGTGTGTTTCGCGGCAGCCATGCCCCTCCGTGGTTTCCCGCAACTGTGAACACGGCAAGCGGCTCACCGGCCCAGGATCTTGCTGACGCATCCGTGGCTGACTCGCAGCTGGCGGGAGATGTCGCAGGGTCGTACGCCCTGGTGCGCCATGTCCACGATGCGCTGGCGGATCACCTCCGGCAATGGCCGTCCATTCACAAACATGCCGCCTAGTTGGTTAAGGCCCCCATGGCctgggggaggagaggggatgAACACGATAAATCTCTAGGCACTTTTGACAGATGGACAATAAAAAAAGATTTATACATATTAAAACTTAAAGGCAGTATATCATGGAAGTCAAAAACCAAAATTACACATAAAAAACATGAACATTCAAAACGTATCATTACACACTGTGTACAAACACGGAAAAGATGGTTTTTATCCTCAGTTGCAAAAATACATGGAGTTTTATCACTATATTTTAACTTCactaaaaacaaatatttaatttataatttacaAATGCATATGTGTTTggtggagatatgaatatacagCTTACTACATATTCTCATTAGCTTATACACCCTACACCCGTGCATTCattcaaaaaaaaattttttgttCTACGGTGCGAACTCAAAGCAGgagcgtcagaagcattttgaatgtggaggAGACACATTGGCataaaaactaatattttatgttacatGTGGGGGGGttcaaacgaataattatgaaatgtgagggggacacgtctccctcagatttaatggcggcgatGCCCATGGAACTCAAAGTGTGTGGAAGCTCTAAACACCGGTATGCACGCGCGACCCCGATTCTATAATAAATCAACCCGAACGCCATGTTTTCTGGTACCACGATACCTGGAGGGAAGAGAGACACGGGCGCGCCTCGCGGACGCGCGCTCACAGAGCCTGGGGCCAGAGGAGTCGCGGCGCGAGAAGCGCGAGGTGACAGAGCTGCCTGCTGCGCCGCCATGCCGCCCATATGCTGCACATATGTTTGCTAAGTACTTACAGCGAGAACGTTTCCCCGCGGTTAGACACTATCACAGTTAAATTTGATTAAACTGCGTTACATTAAACTACGCCGGAGTTAAGCTGCTGTGTTAACAAGAGATTTATCATACtgtttttaacaaaaacatGAGGATTTTCATTGCATTTTCTCCGCATCATTTTATTGTAAAGGTTCCAGTTTCAGATTTCACTCGTTGCTGTATTACTCGTTGAGCTGACGCTGGCTTGTCATTGAACGCACGGAGCTGTTGACTGAATAGCCTCAAACCCGTATATTTTGGAGTAATCGGCTCGAAAATCGGATGGCTGGTGTAGTGTAATTTCATACTGAGAAAGAAAAATGATCCCGACACCAAAGAGTCCCCAGAGAAgattaaagtaaaatatgaaGTACGCGTATCACACGATTACGTTAGATTTAGTGTCGAACATGCTGACTTTGGGACCATTTAAGTGTCTGATACGGAACCGAGAAAAACTCAAAGCATTATACAAATGTAACACGCATGACAAAGCAACTGTGTCCCAAATATTTAAGTACTCAGATCTGGCAGGGTATAGCAACTAGCATAAAGGGTTATGCATTTTATATAATCTCATTTAACAGTATTAGAGGGACAAAATAAAGATTTGTCAATTTGCGGTGAAAAGTCAATGAAACACATCGCCCTGCGTTTCTCTTGTAGAATTAGCCTTACCGCGTCACGTAAAATAACATTAGGCAGTACATGTGTGCcctgatattttattttataataaagatAATATACTGCAAATCTAAAACTGGAATGACCCCCTCAAGAGTCTATTTCATTGTGTGACCTAAATCTGCAATCACATTACAGCAAGTCCATAGTAATAAGTTGGGTTAGTGTAACTAACGAATATGAGAGTGAGTACTTATTCTCTTCTCTGTACTGTGCATGCAGTTTGCAGTGACTGTACCAGAGTTCCTTTGTTATTGTCCACTGTGGATGATACAGCTATACAATGCAAACATTTTCTGTCCTTCCATAGTGCAATTTTGAGTGCCTGAAATCTTCAACCAAGAGTATCACTCATTGTGATGAAATACTGTATTTTTCTGTTCAGAAATGCCTGCACTTCTGCAtctattttttttatcagaTCTTGAACTCACCTTGACTGGTAAAGTTTTGGTGGTTTTCAGAAATCAATAGTTCTGCAATGCGCCCCCAAAAAATTAGATTTCCACCCGATTAGTCTACAGTCTTGTAATTTTTGGAATGTTTCAATACCGTTGTTTCGATTTGCAGAATTGAACAAATAATCAAATACCAAGTAATCAGTAGCAAGCCCCTGGCCTTTTTCGTTTTGACAGAGTGGTCAATGGGGTATCATGTCATCTCAAGCTAGCATTTTGACAGGCCTTGGTCTAGACAGCCCTGCGCTTGTCTTCTACATCCTATACGTTCTATATTGCACCTTTGATCCTTACATTCTGCAGCCCCGGAGTCCTACAGGACCACAGAAGCCAGGGATTTAAACCGGAAGCTCGCATGGCTGGTTCGAACATATCAAATGCATTATGTTCCTCTAAAACTGCAAAACTCTGCCACATGTGACACTCTTCTCCACCATTAACCATAATTATAGAAAAAATACACCACACATGTAATCTTTGTCGATCAATATTGATGCTGGTCCAATATTTGAATTAGAATGTTACTACGAAGTAACACTGAAAAATGTAGTAGAACAAAGGGAAGAATGATGGTGATTTAGACACTTATGGGTGTAAGATAACACATTCTATATGTCCAGCCTCATCTACAGGACTATGAGCCTCATCTGCAGTGTGGCTTTGCATGGAAAAAGAATAAGGCGGAGATTAACATCATTTAACTGGTATCTTAAATGTGTATTTCGCTGAATATGTGATTCAGTGATGAGAGTTGGGATGCTATCCCCTACAGACTAGCCTCTGTGTATCACACTAAAACTCAAATTAAGCATTCTGATTGGTGTATTTTGGCACATTAATTTGAAAACAGGTTATCACCGATAGGAGATGCCATCTGTTAATATGAAATGTTGCAGTGGTATAACATGCaggtaaatgttttttttatgattttgtaatatttttataaCATTATCCCAACAATATAAGTTGCGGTAAACCTTAGTTTACttagctttttttatttttttaaagatccACGTTCcatttgttattgttattaaaaATCACGTTTTAAATGCAGTTGTatgagagaaagcagaggtcaTGTGTTCAAATCCCCGAAGAGGATTGCAGCCGGTAAAAACTACGTGACTTGAACATCAAACCCACTGACCTTGGTTACCTTTACATGCGTAAATTGCTTGACGCACTTAGTTACTGTTATTACGCTACTGAATTGGGACGAATTTTATATCGAACTATTTATACTTAAGCATTTCCTACATTTACATACACACTCATTTCTAATATTTTAAGCCcggctttttaaaatatttcgaCACGAGTGTGTATAACCTTATTAATATTTCTTATAACCCACGTGAGAAATCATGAATCTCTGCATAAGTCAGAGAACTTTTTCTTCCATCGCAGTTTTTTTACTCCTTCTCTCGTCCCATGGTCTGCATCAGTGACTCGCTAAGCATCCCTTTGCTTTTTAATTTAACCCATTCAGTCGTATTGTGGCCGCTTCCCCTGCTTTTCCTTTAACCCTCCCCTGAATTCATTTCCACATCAAACGGCAGACGGAGGAAGCAGGCTGGTGAGCGCTATTAACGGTCGTAGCGAAGTAAGAATCGCTTCGCCAAGCTCCGCCAGTCAAGAAGATATTAAAAGTGGGCAGCCCCAGGGGAATCTGCACGCTCATAGGCGCTCACAAAAACGTGAATGCAGTAGTTTTAATTCCAGTGTTGGCGCCTATTTCACTTGCCACCCTAGTAAGAACGACGTTAAAAATACTTGTTCTAACCTTCTCCATAGGCTAATACAAAATTAACTTTTTCTTACTTAGTAAACACAAGGTGACAAAAACGAAAAGTCTAAGCACGGACTTTAAATGTGTGCGCAATGCAACAACGTATAATTTTACGCTAAAAACAAACTACACGTGTAATGTATCAGATTTTAATTCTGCAGGTCATTTACCTATTTTAAAGACCGCTATTCtttaatatattattaatatatcaTTATTAATCCACCTAAGAAATTTCTTATGCtacatataatttatttataaaaataataaaacatcccATAACGCTTTCGCAGACGGTTTATGCATTCAAACCTATTTAAATAACTAATTAAATGTTTGCTCAGAACGAGGATTAAACAATAATTATGCATGCTTAAAAATCGCATTAATCTAACTTATGCTGTTGTCGATTACGACAGAGTATTTGTATCCTAGCCTATAAAAACTTCTAGCTGCTATGATGGAAAATCCCCCATTGTGTAATGAACTAAAAAGTTAATTGCATATAGATTGTCCCCGTATGACCTTCGAGCATTTTTATTCAAATTAATTTTGTTTCTGAAATTGTGAATGCACTTCATTTTTTCCTTTGTCTTCAGTGATCGAACGGCACCATGCTGTATTTGTGTAACATGTCATAAGCGACAGGTTTTCAAGAAAACGTAGGCCTACATCTTACAAATACGTTTTAGGAAATCAGTTAGATGTTTGTCAGATTTCATTAATTTTTGTAGCCTTTTACACAATCCTGTCAATTCAGAAGTAGTTGGTGGAGGACGTTTAGTCGAAGTGAGATCAGTAGCGGTGTTAACGCGAATTCCCGAGCGTCGCCCACAAACGCCGATGCTCATTAGCAGCAGCCAAACACATCGCGGAATGACAACAAAATTACATGTCATTACTGTATACATGTCCACAGAATAATTATGGAAATTTCTCCCCGAATTTCTACGCTTACCGCTAATACAATTAATAGTAACACCAACtcaaaaacaatttaaaattcgAATAGTCACCGTAAATTGTTCAATAGTGAAATTTATTTTTTAGAGATACGCAATTACGCAAGAATTCAGAATGTTCATAGACATTCAGGATTGGTATTACAGTCCATTTTTTGATAATCACGTAATTGTGATAGTGCCTTGACTTTCCAAATTATCGTGATTTTCCTCCATATAAAACCTTCATGTCAACTTAAGTCTTAGCGCGGCATAAAAACTGAGAATGTTTTTCCATTTACTGTTTCGGCTCCAGATTCAATCAATTCGCGACCTTCTCAAGATCTcaattggggaggggggccacaAACAAACGTTTCTTTCAGGTTCATAGACCACCAGACTGCTGTCTAGCCTTCAATTGAAGTTCAAGATAAACGCAATGACAGTTTGATAGAATTTCtaagaaagaaaaaacaatAGTAATTGGTATGGAGAAAAAGCCGAATTCCTCTATATATAGACACCTATATAGAAGAACGGGGCACAACGCGCCAATAACGTGTTGCGTATGTCGGAAAACGGGCTCCGATAATTATCATAATCAAGGCAATGATGCTCCTCAGATTTTCGACAAGCATCGCCTTTTGCTTTAGCACTCAGGTTGGTGACCCTCCATGTAAAAGCAAAAACTGTGGTGAAGATGCCACTTGTGACACATTAACAACTTCACAATAATTAACTTTCAACAGTTGCCCTCAATCACTTTGTGTATCATCTCGTATAGGCCTGTAATTGGTATTCGAGGAATTCGCTTAAACCAAATCTTATGGTTTCGCAGTATTCTGTGGTGGTGGTGTTACTCCAGCAAAATTGACTTTTTTGTCGAATACAAACTTGTTCGAAGCAGGGAAATAATAAACTAAAAAACAGATCAACATTTTTATGGTTTCTCCTATTAACTCAAATTTTAGTAACTGGATAAAAAAGGACAAAACGTTAATTTTCTcagacattcaaaattattcttTAGTTGGTGGAATTAATAAGATAAATAAAGACTGACGTTTGTACAAGGCATTAGTCTTTTCTGTTTCATTCACTCTTCCAtgaaattactttaaaaaaCGTTAAGGACTTATATTTTTGCCAAGAGAAGGAGAAATGGGAGGGTAGCATTTATTTACCAGTCTTAAAATATTATTAATGAAAAAATACTGAACCATTATTCGAGTCTTCCTCTCAGTGCGGCTTGATTAATGTTTGTTTAGTGGGTTAACTAGACCCCTGTTCCATTATATCCGTTACAAATGAAACAGCTGGGTGTCCTATATTGTAAAAGAGTAAATGAACAGATTCCTCCACTACGGAAAAACGCCTAAATCCATTGAAACGGCATGGCGCCGAACCGTAATTTAATCTGGTTACATGCGCATCATTCTAAAAATCGATACCCTTCTTAAAAGCACATCCGCTTTTAATGATATTTCGTGAGTAACACGACAAATGTATTGAACTTTTACTCAGATTATTAATTAAGGTATTTGCTCCTCTTCATTAAGTACCTAAGGGAAAAGGGACAAGGACGACTTAGACCGGGATTCACGTTACACGTAATGTCATTTCAGTGCGATACGAGATATTGCGatagttaaatatttaaacagtAAACATTTTAGCCAAAACCTTAACGGCAACTCAGTGCTGTAGGTTATTAAAGTTTTGAAACTCCTTCAGAAAATATTCCAGAATATAAGCCTAGTAAATATCATGTGTACTTCTCTCATTTAGGCCTACTAAATGTTTATGTGTTATTAagcaatatttatataaaaatataacttTATAAGCATGTTATTATATTTCAGTTGCTTCACATATAGGCCTATTTTTGATTATTAGCCTACTTatgatttattttatattcttgtATATAATCAAatgagtaaaaatattttaatttaatttcacacGACTTCGCTTTCAAAATGGAAATGTGTGCCACGCGGGCTTTGACACGAACTTGTGTGTAATTATGAAATTACAAAGACAGGCCGGGTTTAGAGGTGACACCGTCAATCATACCTCTAATCGCTTTACAGCAGAATCCAGAATACATAACTGAACATTAACTCGGTAAGTCGTCACATAAGGGAAATATTACATGGAAAACGGAAATGCTCTCGCATGCGTGTTTTCTTATTTGATCAGTCAAGCAACATTTTAGGCTGCAGGAACGTACTACAATAATAGTACAGTACAACAGTTTCTGTCAATACGAAGCGATTGTTTCCCATAATCTCTTTTCAAATCGACAAAGACGGGCTATCGGCTTATATCAAAGGTATTGATATAATTTTGAATAACAGTCATGGTCATTTATCCTGCATGTATATCATGCAGTTATTTCCAAATACTTTCTGATATTCCCATTCAGACACTCAACCGCACGCACACGCAACTGCCGACGTAAAGGACCGAATTCTATAAATTACATCTTTAACTGGTCGCCATTACCGTGGGCTATATTAAGATATTAGACATTCCAaatttttacatgttcactttaTCTATACTGGTCATAAGAAGGCCTATAGCTAAAACCTAAAAATGTGATAAGGACATTAATAATTCTATTAAGATTCGCTGGTATCGGTGATTTCATTTCAGTAGCTATGTAATATTTAAGTTGCCATATTGATTTCACGCTAATTCAGAACTCGCCAATGAGACCCAGGTCCCTGACCTACAAGGATGAACTTATTTAATGTATTAACattttgaaattatttttaCCTCTTCCGGTGGTGCTGGACATTGTCCTTTGATCTTTGATATCGAATGGCCTGGATACAAGAGCTGGACGATCCGCGCTGTCAAAAGTTGTAAAGTTAGCTGTGTTTTAAGTCCATGAGGATTGTGGATGGGCGAAAAAAAATGTTCCAGCGTGCAGTTTAAAATCTGCAATAGAGTGCAATAGGGTATAGAATGATCATTCATGTTTCTTTCGTTGTTTAAATTGTGTAATTTAAATGCAACGATTTCATAATGCTAATCCTGTTTAATGTCGCGATGTACTTTCTATAAACCCACAGCATGACAGAAGAATCTATTTAATTTGCCTGAGCCatattgatttcctcttttgtttgtttttgttctccAGCTGTTTCTCTAATACGCTGTCCTAACATTTTTCCGCTGACTATACTCCATTATTtccaaaacttaaattgcacagTCCGAGTTATACGTTGCGGACAACACATTATTTCTCCATCCCTAGAACAAGCAGTATCAAATAACCGCCCCACCCACGGTCTGTTTAAATGGCAATTCGTAACCCGTGGAGAGCGACGAGAACATTAAACTAATCGTCCGAGTGCGCATCAATGCTTCTTTATGTGTCACCCGGCTGTAACCATTAGGTTTGTCGTTATTTACCTGCACCGCAGACGAAGAAATAGTTCAAAGTAGACGATGCCGTAGTATTATCCAGCGTTATACAGTATAGTTATTACAAAGTGGCCTTGTCGTGTCCAGCAGGCTCTCGTGCGAGATCTGTTTTCTGATTCAAGAGACTTTTAGGAACTATCCATTTGATATCACCAGTGGCTTTCGTTTCTACTAATAAACTGCCAGTTCAGCTCGCGGTTTTATTCCAGCGTCGCGCCTGTCGTCGGCCTGCAGCAAAGCCATTGGATGCTGGAATCGGGAAGACGCGGCATTGGACCAGTGGGGTGTGGCCATCGGGAAAGGGGTGTATCCCGAACAGAACACATGGATGAGTGATTTCAAGTTTGGGATTCTCCCTGACTTGCAGCGGCACACCAGGCGACATCGCAACATTTACGGAAACACTCGACACGGACCTAGTTTGTTTTCATTCATCCCTACCAGACCCACTTAGAATCCGTCTTAGTATTGAATATGACAATTCTTGGCGCACTGGCTTATGCTTCTTGAACTGTACTGCAGTTGGTAGATTTTAACCGCACTTAAATTCCGATTCCATCTGTCATTTATTCCTAAGTACTTACTCTTGTTTCGTATAATTCATTAGGGTTATATTGAGTGACAAGACAATAACAGCTCACTAATTTTCTAGGTGTAAAAGAACCCTAATTGCCTTTAAGAGCTCAGTCCTACAGCTTTCACTGTAGGCATGTCGTATGACTTTGCTTTAACTATTCAAACaaaaatgcaatgaagatttttctttaaaaatattgcaaacCAAAGTGGCACCTTGGCTGTGCAGTTTTGATTTTGTTtcacatttgtttttgttttctaaaCTGAATTAAACCAAGTcaagacatttttatttcatatttcTATCACGTTTGTTATTCGATTGAAATAATTTACTTTTATCTAAGCAGCCTGTTTCAATCAATGTCATATTAACTTACACAACAAACGAGCAAAAGTTGCCGCACAAAAGGTGTTTGACTGTTTATTTGCCTATACTAAATGTTGAAGAGCATTCGCCAGCATGGCTATCGAGATAATTTGCGACATTGGCCTGTATTTGTGTACAAAATTGTCTTCTTTCTCAAAGTGTTGGTGTTTAGTGACATGCGCCCTGGAAAGAAAAGGACGGATGTATTTGCCAGCCTGTGCTGGATGACACAGGTTTTGAAACAATCAGTGTCATTTTTGTTAGTCAGAAGCTGTGAGGGATTGTCCAGTTAAATCGATTTTTAAACGTGTATGATTGTGTACAGACACATCTTTCCGACCAGAAAAAGTGACATTCGTCATTTTGCATTTGTGTGTTCTGTAGAAATACAGCGAGTGATTTGAATCATAAGACATATGCCATATAAAACTTCCAAAATGGCATGTAGGCCTATTTAagtttgaaatgtttttttctttttttgcacaAGGTATATAACTTATTCAAGAAATTCATTTTACACTGACGCCAGTGGGCTGTGCATAGTCGGTGCGAAGCTGGCTTCAGTGTCAAAAAGCCTGTAGGTCTTCACACCTTTAGGGCTCCGACTAGCCGAAAAACAAATAGGTTAGGTCAGTTCGAATGTCTGCAGTCAGGGACACCGTGTCGCCCAAGATCCAGATACCCGAATATTGGCGAATCCAGTATACTTTATGAGTTGGTCGTGTTGTGAATTGTACGTTATGCAATgcgtaaaataataaaatgctttTAATCTTGTGTT contains these protein-coding regions:
- the pax8 gene encoding paired box protein Pax-8 isoform X5 produces the protein MSSTTGRGHGGLNQLGGMFVNGRPLPEVIRQRIVDMAHQGVRPCDISRQLRVSHGCVSKILGRYYETGSIKPGVIGGSKPKVATPKVVEKIAEYKRQNPTMFAWEIRDRLLAEGVCDTDTVPSVSSINRIIRTKVQQPFNLPLDTKGPNPGHTLIPSSAVTPPESPQSDSLGSTYSISGLLGIPQSSIEGKRSHDDSDQESCRHSVDSQSSGGGPRKQLRPEHFGAQHLDCGFERHHYPADTFVTPGAGKTEQTLYPLSLINGGLEDSKAVRSASSAAIGRNLTAHQGYAVVAGRDMMSSTLPGYPPHIPSSSQAGYASSAITGMVSGTDYSGQTYGPSPYTSYSEAWRFTNSSILGSPYYYSSASRAAAPSTAAYDHL
- the pax8 gene encoding paired box protein Pax-8 isoform X6, whose amino-acid sequence is MSSTTGRGHGGLNQLGGMFVNGRPLPEVIRQRIVDMAHQGVRPCDISRQLRVSHGCVSKILGRYYETGSIKPGVIGGSKPKVATPKVVEKIAEYKRQNPTMFAWEIRDRLLAEGVCDTDTVPSVSSINRIIRTKVQQPFNLPLDTKGPNPGHTLIPSSAVTPPESPQSDSLGSTYSISGLLGIPQSSIEGKRSHDDSDQESCRHSVDSQSSGGGPRKQLRPEHFGAQHLDCGFERHHYPADTFVTPGAGKTEQTLYPLSLINGGLEDSKAVRSASSAAIGRNLTAHQGYAVVAGRDMMSSTLPGYPPHIPSSSQAGYASSAITGMVSDYSGQTYGPSPYTSYSEAWRFTNSSILGSPYYYSSASRAAAPSTAAYDHL